From Paenibacillus sp. V4I7, one genomic window encodes:
- a CDS encoding metallophosphoesterase family protein yields the protein MANDLRFREDGTFTIVQFTDLHIGGDRDNEADLRTLALVRAVLAAEKPDLIVYTGDLISSYGVSDPSASFRRAIAPAVESSIPWTHVFGNHDAEENVTREELMAIALTHKTCYSQAGPADLSGVGNYMLTIQSVESENPAAVLYCLDSGAMAPESVGGYAWIAADQVHWYKQQSLALRERSGAIRPGLAFFHIPLPEYNDVWKLGKVSGIKHEEVCCPKLNSGLFAAMVEMGDVMGTFVGHDHDNDYCGTLHDIRLCFGRVTGYNTYGGLPRGARVIRLQEGRYSFDTWQRLEDGGVLR from the coding sequence ATGGCTAACGATCTGAGGTTCCGGGAGGACGGAACATTTACCATTGTGCAATTCACGGACTTGCATATTGGAGGCGACAGGGACAATGAAGCGGATTTGCGGACGCTCGCTTTAGTCAGAGCAGTGCTAGCGGCGGAGAAGCCGGATCTCATCGTGTATACGGGCGACCTGATTTCAAGCTATGGCGTATCTGACCCTTCCGCATCCTTTCGTAGAGCTATTGCTCCTGCAGTTGAATCTAGCATACCCTGGACGCACGTATTCGGTAATCACGATGCCGAGGAAAATGTGACTCGTGAGGAACTGATGGCGATTGCGCTGACACATAAGACTTGCTACTCGCAAGCAGGACCAGCCGATCTCAGCGGCGTTGGCAATTACATGCTCACAATTCAAAGCGTGGAATCCGAGAATCCGGCTGCTGTGCTTTATTGTCTCGATTCGGGTGCGATGGCGCCAGAATCGGTCGGTGGTTACGCGTGGATTGCCGCTGATCAGGTGCATTGGTATAAGCAACAATCGCTTGCTCTCCGCGAACGGAGCGGGGCAATACGGCCTGGTCTCGCGTTTTTCCATATCCCGCTTCCTGAATACAACGATGTATGGAAACTGGGGAAAGTGAGCGGTATCAAGCACGAAGAGGTATGTTGTCCCAAACTCAACAGCGGGTTATTTGCTGCAATGGTGGAAATGGGCGATGTGATGGGAACCTTTGTCGGACATGATCATGACAATGATTACTGTGGTACGCTGCATGATATTCGGTTATGTTTTGGCCGCGTAACAGGCTATAACACCTACGGAGGCTTACCTCGGGGCGCTCGCGTCATTCGTCTGCAAGAAGGAAGATATTCCTTTGATACATGGCAGCGTCTAGAAGATGGAGGTGTCTTAAGATGA
- a CDS encoding polymer-forming cytoskeletal protein: MLGSSRTKQIDTKTTDTLIGGSTICEGKIMSEASLRIEGQMNGDIECAGDITIGENAVVQSNIQARDVIVAGKVKGNIHTKGKLIVTSSGVLVGNIDVRSFIIQEGGIFQGSSAMNLAAVNEKGSGNGKVIDAKAHKQQKNEQQAASGGN, encoded by the coding sequence ATGCTTGGAAGCTCCAGAACGAAGCAAATTGATACTAAAACAACCGACACATTGATTGGGGGCAGTACCATTTGTGAAGGTAAAATCATGTCCGAAGCCAGCCTACGCATCGAAGGCCAGATGAACGGCGACATTGAGTGTGCGGGCGACATCACCATTGGTGAGAACGCTGTTGTGCAGTCCAACATCCAGGCACGCGATGTCATCGTTGCCGGCAAAGTGAAAGGCAATATTCACACCAAAGGCAAACTCATCGTGACCAGCTCCGGCGTGCTTGTTGGCAATATCGATGTCCGCTCCTTCATTATTCAGGAAGGCGGCATTTTTCAAGGAAGCAGTGCGATGAACCTCGCAGCTGTGAATGAAAAAGGCAGCGGAAACGGCAAAGTCATCGATGCTAAAGCACATAAACAGCAGAAAAATGAGCAACAGGCTGCCTCTGGCGGGAACTAA
- a CDS encoding M23 family metallopeptidase, translated as MKFIWGKKELTLMIIPGANHRTVRFKLPHSSLYIVPSLILLVLIGFFVTIYLMNIYSHQTRTSMQQTFDGQERQLVNQITLKNSELEQLQTNLIDLSQQANEFKVKLEEIKKLDHVIQLMSEPEGTKGTSKKLSIRNPEPLDDASSDVGGSEIPVSSEDVSHLVSSTKQGLSTLVGDINALLVNLNESEAKLKEAERLRSITPTIWPTVTHSITSGFGIRRDPFTLKPTMHAGLDLDGEINDSVFATAAGKVIEAGFDNELGNYVVVDHSRGLRTKYMHLNKILVKRGESVTKGQKIGLLGSTGRSTGSHLHYEVHKNGVQINPSPYLIANRKE; from the coding sequence TTGAAATTCATCTGGGGTAAAAAAGAACTCACCTTAATGATCATTCCGGGCGCCAACCACCGAACCGTAAGATTCAAGCTTCCGCATAGTAGTCTGTATATTGTGCCAAGCTTGATCCTGCTCGTGTTGATTGGATTTTTTGTCACGATTTACTTAATGAATATCTACTCCCATCAAACGAGAACCAGCATGCAGCAAACGTTCGATGGACAAGAACGCCAACTGGTTAATCAAATTACACTTAAAAATAGCGAACTGGAACAGCTTCAAACCAATTTGATTGACTTATCCCAGCAAGCGAATGAATTTAAGGTGAAGTTAGAAGAAATTAAGAAACTCGATCATGTCATTCAGTTAATGAGTGAGCCGGAGGGAACGAAAGGGACAAGCAAAAAGCTGTCTATACGAAACCCAGAGCCGCTGGATGATGCCAGCTCTGACGTCGGGGGCAGCGAGATCCCGGTTTCATCGGAAGATGTTTCTCATCTGGTCAGCAGCACCAAACAAGGGCTTTCTACGTTAGTTGGAGATATTAACGCCCTACTTGTGAATCTGAATGAGTCGGAAGCCAAGCTGAAAGAAGCAGAGCGCCTGCGAAGCATCACACCAACGATCTGGCCAACGGTCACTCACAGCATTACATCGGGATTCGGCATTCGTAGAGATCCTTTTACACTTAAACCGACCATGCATGCAGGGCTGGACCTCGACGGAGAGATCAATGACTCTGTATTTGCAACTGCGGCGGGTAAGGTCATAGAGGCCGGTTTTGACAACGAACTTGGCAATTATGTTGTTGTCGATCATTCCCGCGGGCTTCGAACCAAGTATATGCATCTGAATAAAATCCTCGTCAAACGCGGAGAATCAGTAACGAAAGGCCAAAAGATCGGCCTACTCGGCTCCACAGGACGAAGCACGGGCTCCCATCTGCATTATGAAGTTCATAAGAACGGCGTCCAGATTAACCCCTCCCCTTATCTTATTGCCAATAGAAAGGAATGA
- a CDS encoding phosphoesterase has protein sequence MTVISNPYDRQGIWLRGSFHNHTTASDGHHPLWVVYRMYHDYDFLGISDHDLITEHEGEHTIGTVFEAIEVSSSQTHMLLVHPPRSLMDGYSNEFTIANYQKLSDICVENGGLSILAHPNRFFSHYWRHEDMLSMQRYNGIEVVNGDGNPEYDIAFDKWDYLLSAGRRVWGFGNDDSHVYGQEKRAWNMVLTEENTNGAILTAIREGSFYVSTGYGFDGIRVEDGQIIYDLRSSPLYDKMYKYVTLIGKEGRILHEETGRIKQVKYKVKGDEGYIRIAVYLEGGFGAFSQPLFVE, from the coding sequence GTGACAGTAATATCAAATCCCTATGACAGACAAGGTATATGGCTGCGAGGCAGCTTTCATAACCATACGACGGCCAGTGACGGGCATCATCCGCTTTGGGTGGTGTACCGCATGTATCATGATTATGACTTTCTAGGCATATCCGATCATGATCTGATTACCGAGCATGAGGGTGAGCACACGATTGGGACTGTATTTGAAGCCATTGAGGTGAGCAGTTCGCAAACGCACATGCTGCTTGTCCACCCTCCGAGATCTCTCATGGACGGCTACTCCAATGAATTTACCATTGCCAATTATCAGAAGCTTTCCGATATATGTGTAGAGAACGGGGGCCTATCTATACTGGCTCATCCGAACCGTTTTTTCTCCCATTATTGGCGGCATGAGGATATGCTCAGCATGCAGCGGTACAATGGCATTGAGGTTGTGAATGGGGATGGAAATCCGGAATACGACATCGCTTTCGATAAATGGGATTATCTATTATCTGCAGGACGCAGGGTATGGGGCTTCGGAAATGATGACTCACACGTCTACGGGCAGGAGAAACGAGCCTGGAATATGGTGCTAACAGAAGAAAATACGAATGGAGCTATTCTTACCGCGATTCGTGAGGGCAGCTTTTATGTTTCTACAGGTTATGGATTTGATGGAATTCGGGTAGAAGACGGTCAAATTATTTATGATCTTCGGTCAAGCCCATTGTATGATAAAATGTATAAATATGTGACATTGATCGGTAAAGAAGGCCGAATACTTCATGAGGAAACAGGAAGAATTAAACAGGTGAAGTATAAGGTCAAAGGCGATGAAGGTTATATCCGCATCGCTGTCTACTTGGAAGGTGGATTCGGGGCTTTCTCTCAGCCATTATTTGTCGAATAA
- a CDS encoding LacI family DNA-binding transcriptional regulator, which translates to MAPKIKDVAKKAGVSVTTVSRVLNGEKYVKDDLKAKVKRAIDELGYAPSHIARSLVRKKTNLIGVIVPDLTSSFYSTILSSIEETASLNDYNLLVCNIIEDTDKELKYLNVFKEMRVDGIIIMHEKLSDDIRSFINKLDIPVIFSSVRPLDHKFVSVIIDDYEAAYDATRYLIELGHERIAFIGGDMRDITSGQNRYVGYRNALKDQGVRIVNDYIRFGDYKTQSGYNLMKELLACEPRPTALFAVSDDMAVGAMNCIHDHQLKVPDDISIIGFDGSQLTELVRPRLSSMEQPIEDMGKITVDTLIELISDPTFSPREDLILGHKLVVRDSCKAYQTEG; encoded by the coding sequence ATGGCGCCAAAAATTAAAGATGTAGCCAAGAAAGCGGGAGTATCCGTAACAACAGTTTCCAGAGTGTTAAACGGAGAAAAATACGTGAAGGACGATCTGAAGGCCAAAGTAAAACGAGCGATTGACGAGCTTGGTTATGCGCCGAGCCACATTGCGAGGAGTTTGGTGCGGAAGAAAACGAACCTGATTGGCGTCATTGTTCCCGATCTGACATCCAGCTTCTATTCCACCATATTGAGCAGCATCGAGGAAACGGCGAGCTTGAATGATTATAACCTTCTGGTCTGCAACATTATCGAGGATACGGATAAAGAGCTGAAATATTTGAATGTGTTTAAAGAGATGCGTGTAGACGGCATTATTATTATGCATGAAAAATTAAGCGATGACATTCGGAGTTTTATTAATAAATTAGATATTCCTGTTATCTTTTCAAGTGTAAGACCTCTAGATCATAAGTTCGTTTCTGTCATTATCGATGATTACGAAGCGGCCTATGATGCGACCCGATATTTAATTGAGCTCGGACATGAGCGAATTGCCTTTATTGGCGGGGATATGAGAGACATCACTTCAGGGCAGAACCGTTATGTAGGCTATCGCAATGCACTCAAAGATCAGGGGGTAAGGATTGTGAATGACTATATCCGGTTCGGAGACTATAAGACGCAGAGCGGATACAATCTGATGAAGGAACTGCTTGCCTGTGAGCCTCGTCCTACGGCTTTATTTGCGGTAAGTGACGATATGGCGGTTGGAGCTATGAACTGCATCCATGACCATCAGCTAAAAGTTCCCGATGACATATCCATTATCGGATTTGATGGAAGCCAACTGACGGAGCTCGTTCGTCCGCGCTTGTCCTCTATGGAACAGCCTATTGAGGATATGGGGAAAATTACGGTGGATACGCTGATTGAATTAATTTCAGATCCTACATTCAGTCCGAGGGAAGATTTGATATTAGGACATAAGCTTGTCGTGCGCGACAGCTGCAAAGCCTATCAAACTGAAGGATAG
- a CDS encoding ABC transporter permease has protein sequence MLLPCIVFFVIFSYIPMGGLMLAFKNYQFNKGILGSPWVGLTYFKAFFNDYQSAKLIKNTLIISSIKVFLGLPFPILLALMFNEVRSRRFRGITQSISYLPHFLSWVIVIGLMQRVLAPETGLLNEAIRFFGGDGSTFFMMESKYFYPLMFGSHIWQSIGWDSIIYLAAIASINPELHEAAKIDGANKWHEIWHVTLPGIRLTISILFILSLGSILQAGFDQIYLMRTPGNMELADILDTYIIRVGLQNGQYGYATAVGLMQGVIGLILVVAANRASKKFFDESIW, from the coding sequence ATGCTCCTTCCCTGTATTGTATTTTTCGTTATTTTTTCGTATATCCCGATGGGTGGACTCATGCTAGCCTTTAAGAATTACCAGTTTAACAAGGGAATCCTTGGCAGTCCTTGGGTGGGGTTAACGTATTTCAAAGCCTTTTTTAACGATTATCAAAGCGCAAAGTTGATTAAAAACACACTTATTATCAGCAGTATCAAAGTATTTCTGGGGCTGCCTTTTCCGATTCTGCTTGCGCTGATGTTCAATGAGGTCAGAAGCCGAAGATTTCGCGGAATCACACAGAGCATATCCTATTTGCCGCATTTTCTTTCCTGGGTTATCGTCATTGGCCTTATGCAGCGAGTGCTTGCTCCCGAAACAGGGCTGCTGAACGAGGCAATTCGATTCTTCGGCGGAGACGGAAGTACTTTTTTCATGATGGAGAGCAAGTACTTTTATCCACTCATGTTTGGAAGCCATATTTGGCAAAGCATAGGATGGGATTCCATCATTTATTTGGCCGCTATTGCCAGCATTAATCCTGAGCTGCATGAAGCCGCCAAAATTGATGGTGCTAATAAATGGCATGAAATCTGGCACGTTACCTTGCCGGGCATTCGATTAACGATTTCGATCCTGTTTATTTTGTCGCTGGGCAGCATTCTACAGGCGGGATTTGATCAAATTTATCTCATGAGAACACCTGGAAATATGGAGTTAGCCGATATTCTTGACACCTATATCATTCGTGTAGGGCTTCAAAATGGACAATACGGCTATGCGACTGCTGTTGGTTTAATGCAGGGTGTTATTGGACTGATTCTTGTTGTAGCTGCTAATCGTGCTTCCAAAAAGTTTTTTGACGAATCAATATGGTAA
- a CDS encoding carbohydrate kinase family protein: MNKFDAVVIGDANIDLVVVGCNQIPLPGQEIFVEDMLMHVGGGAALFTISLAKLGLHVAFNGVLGDDGYGRYIREQFGQYGIDTSLILTSQTSRTGITIAINPEQDRSFITYAGSNAELQVSDLDLTHVTLGRHVHVTGYRGRRNHGEFVAMAKKLKEMGVTLSCDVGWDDTGEWYSGVFELMRYVDVFLMNETEAHHYTGFEHIDDCLSYMSGFCKHVVVKLGPKGAVAMKDGLQTSRPGFSVKALDTTGAGDSFNAGYMYGFLTGLNVETCLLYGNVCGAMSVEAYGGSNGTPDREGLEAFIRQNKEQTSDHSEVI; this comes from the coding sequence ATGAACAAATTTGATGCGGTTGTCATCGGCGATGCCAATATTGATTTAGTAGTGGTGGGCTGTAATCAGATTCCTCTGCCGGGACAGGAAATTTTTGTTGAAGATATGTTGATGCATGTAGGCGGAGGTGCGGCACTATTTACGATTTCATTAGCCAAGTTAGGGCTGCATGTAGCATTTAACGGTGTTCTTGGAGATGATGGCTATGGCCGTTATATCCGGGAACAATTTGGACAATATGGTATCGATACCAGTCTGATCCTGACTAGCCAAACGAGTCGTACAGGCATAACGATAGCGATTAATCCTGAGCAGGATCGTTCTTTCATTACATATGCAGGATCAAACGCGGAGCTGCAAGTAAGCGATCTGGATTTAACTCATGTAACGTTAGGCAGACATGTCCACGTAACCGGTTATCGAGGACGACGCAACCATGGCGAATTCGTCGCTATGGCCAAGAAGTTGAAAGAGATGGGAGTCACCCTTTCTTGCGATGTAGGGTGGGATGATACCGGAGAATGGTATTCCGGGGTGTTTGAATTGATGCGTTATGTAGATGTCTTTCTGATGAACGAAACCGAGGCGCACCACTATACGGGCTTCGAACACATAGATGACTGCTTGAGCTATATGTCGGGCTTCTGTAAGCATGTTGTAGTCAAGCTCGGCCCCAAAGGAGCCGTAGCGATGAAAGACGGTTTGCAAACGTCTCGCCCCGGATTCTCCGTCAAAGCCTTAGATACGACAGGAGCAGGAGATTCGTTTAATGCGGGTTACATGTATGGGTTCTTAACAGGGCTGAATGTCGAGACTTGCCTGTTATATGGCAACGTTTGCGGAGCCATGTCAGTTGAAGCTTATGGCGGCAGCAACGGTACTCCGGATCGGGAAGGGCTGGAAGCTTTTATCAGGCAAAATAAAGAACAGACATCCGACCATTCTGAGGTCATATAA
- a CDS encoding carbohydrate ABC transporter permease, with translation MGNEFYKLSAGEKIFKFVNYALIILLCLSIILPFLNILALSFNAGKDAERGGIYFWPRVWTLENYREVFTSANIGKAFAISIFRTALGTIVGVFLSAMAAYTLKSKTMPGVRFFTLMVFFTMLFSGGIIPYYMLLKSLHLTNTIWVYVLPGLYSAWNLIILRTFFQQISISLEESAKLDGCSDFGIFMRIIMPLSKPVLATISLFTAVSHWNDWFTGAFYVRTASLRPLSTLLQEMLTKQDAIRDSLMQAAGTTQFQMLERMQLTGDSLKMATIIVVVAPIIAAYPFIQKYFAKGAMIGSVKE, from the coding sequence GTGGGAAATGAATTTTATAAGCTCTCAGCAGGTGAAAAAATATTCAAGTTCGTTAATTATGCACTCATTATTCTCCTGTGCCTATCCATCATATTGCCTTTTCTGAATATACTGGCACTTTCCTTTAATGCAGGTAAGGATGCGGAAAGAGGAGGCATCTATTTCTGGCCCCGCGTTTGGACGCTAGAAAATTATCGGGAAGTGTTTACATCGGCTAATATCGGCAAAGCATTTGCCATTTCCATATTTCGTACGGCTCTAGGTACCATTGTAGGCGTGTTTTTATCAGCTATGGCCGCCTATACGCTAAAAAGCAAGACGATGCCGGGCGTGCGATTTTTTACACTTATGGTCTTTTTTACGATGCTGTTCTCTGGCGGTATTATTCCTTATTATATGCTGCTCAAAAGTCTGCATTTGACCAATACGATCTGGGTCTATGTCCTTCCGGGACTATATAGTGCGTGGAACTTGATTATCTTGCGGACGTTTTTCCAGCAAATTAGCATCAGTCTGGAGGAATCGGCGAAGCTGGATGGCTGCAGCGATTTTGGTATTTTTATGCGGATTATCATGCCGCTCAGCAAGCCTGTGCTGGCAACTATATCTTTGTTTACAGCAGTGAGTCATTGGAATGATTGGTTCACAGGTGCATTTTATGTTCGAACCGCTTCGCTCAGACCTTTATCTACCCTGCTGCAGGAGATGTTAACCAAACAGGATGCGATTCGGGATTCACTGATGCAGGCCGCCGGTACGACGCAATTTCAAATGCTTGAACGCATGCAGCTTACGGGAGATTCCCTGAAGATGGCGACGATCATCGTGGTTGTGGCACCGATTATTGCTGCCTACCCCTTTATTCAAAAGTATTTTGCTAAGGGTGCGATGATTGGATCGGTCAAAGAATAG
- a CDS encoding extracellular solute-binding protein, with translation MSKKWVKWVTMPLAASLLLAGCESSNQPASGGDNASSTPSTTASSGKPATWIADRTIKGLLFIDSDDITKDINPEIAKKLKEMTGITLQMEGVNSQHAIDGLIAGLASNDLPDFIVYYLNNSGRQEMPVILKAAKEDMFTDLTPLIKGTKVYSKYLDDKYLPLDTKNAVMFRPEFNGSSYFVHMNVQREGGYEERKYVGGPFIRKDIAEALKVDPRTIKTTDQVYELAQKIKDGNFKDKNGKAVTPLGPRYWGNSNHENGPLFNDMTWGAVDQRFEKNKEGKIVHESKTEYPLKRIEFVQKLLKEKLMVPDYYAMQENKATEGAINGSFGIIGDMHSYLDFNKDMSYLPLGPINSLDGSYRMSVDYKSGYMAWSIPKTTKNPQDIVKFADFLASREGKLLWQYGLEGRDFTLDAKGNPLVKKEVLELRNKDPKAAKELGFEGVGNGWGSYLGSTDINRLGDFGEMQYGDAVSPEANATPLKIAEYWGYDEKKKNAIINDGYRPLSFINEHATGNELKTALTNYNESVIRAFYAKSMDEAQKILDASKKQLQAAGLDKFEELLQKKDSDPKTKVILK, from the coding sequence ATGAGCAAAAAATGGGTCAAGTGGGTTACCATGCCTTTGGCAGCAAGTTTGCTGCTTGCCGGTTGTGAAAGTTCCAATCAACCAGCAAGTGGAGGGGACAACGCTAGTTCAACACCGTCAACGACAGCCAGCAGCGGCAAGCCCGCAACTTGGATTGCAGACAGAACAATCAAGGGGCTTCTGTTTATTGACAGCGATGATATAACGAAAGACATCAATCCGGAGATTGCCAAGAAGCTGAAAGAAATGACAGGGATTACTTTGCAAATGGAGGGTGTGAACTCGCAGCATGCGATTGACGGTCTGATTGCAGGGCTGGCTTCCAATGATTTACCGGACTTCATCGTTTATTATCTGAATAACAGCGGTCGCCAAGAAATGCCAGTCATTCTGAAAGCAGCCAAAGAAGACATGTTTACAGACCTGACTCCTCTTATAAAAGGAACCAAGGTGTACAGCAAGTACCTGGATGATAAATATTTGCCGCTTGATACGAAGAACGCTGTTATGTTCCGTCCGGAATTTAATGGCTCCAGTTACTTTGTCCATATGAACGTTCAAAGAGAGGGCGGCTACGAAGAGCGCAAGTATGTCGGAGGTCCTTTTATACGTAAAGATATCGCCGAAGCGCTGAAGGTTGATCCTCGAACGATTAAAACAACGGATCAAGTATATGAATTGGCCCAGAAGATCAAAGACGGCAATTTCAAAGATAAAAACGGAAAAGCGGTTACCCCCCTTGGACCTAGATATTGGGGCAATAGCAATCACGAGAATGGACCTCTATTCAATGATATGACCTGGGGAGCGGTTGACCAACGCTTCGAAAAGAACAAGGAAGGTAAAATTGTTCACGAAAGCAAGACGGAATATCCGCTGAAACGCATTGAGTTTGTTCAAAAATTGCTGAAGGAAAAATTAATGGTTCCGGATTATTACGCGATGCAGGAAAACAAAGCAACGGAAGGAGCTATTAACGGCTCATTTGGCATCATCGGCGATATGCATAGTTATTTGGACTTCAATAAAGACATGAGCTATCTTCCGCTCGGACCTATTAATTCTTTGGATGGAAGCTACCGGATGTCGGTTGACTATAAGAGTGGGTATATGGCCTGGTCGATTCCGAAAACAACGAAAAATCCGCAAGATATCGTCAAATTCGCCGATTTCCTGGCCAGTCGTGAAGGCAAGCTGCTCTGGCAGTACGGTCTAGAGGGAAGAGATTTTACGCTGGATGCCAAAGGCAATCCTTTGGTTAAAAAAGAAGTATTAGAGCTGCGGAACAAAGATCCTAAAGCAGCTAAGGAGCTGGGCTTCGAGGGAGTAGGGAACGGCTGGGGAAGCTATCTCGGCAGTACGGATATCAACAGACTGGGCGATTTCGGCGAAATGCAGTATGGCGATGCCGTTTCACCGGAAGCCAATGCGACACCGCTGAAAATTGCCGAGTACTGGGGCTATGACGAGAAGAAGAAAAACGCAATCATCAACGATGGCTATCGTCCCCTTTCATTTATTAACGAGCATGCGACAGGCAATGAATTAAAAACAGCCTTAACGAACTACAATGAAAGCGTCATTCGTGCGTTCTATGCAAAGAGTATGGATGAAGCGCAAAAAATTCTAGATGCATCGAAAAAGCAACTGCAGGCAGCTGGCTTGGACAAATTCGAAGAACTGCTTCAGAAGAAAGACAGCGATCCGAAAACGAAGGTTATTCTCAAATAA
- a CDS encoding M17 family metallopeptidase encodes MTFTVGGENAAQTLIIPICSDDIEEMGATRLPSWLQAYSLLPHMGERGELTWLHGRIGERDALLVGCGEASRLDTERIREAAGNAGRAVNKHKKERAAINLGELLKRCEHSVAIREAEAVTAWVEGWKLGTYAFEVYRTKQTKHAEVSLQFLTDADFEEEASDTLNEAVRWGRLYAEGAILARNLANEPPNMLRPKTLIEKTMVHFARTKVEAVVYEGERLEQLGMVGLIAVGKGSKYPPALLELRYCTDETLPLTALIGKGITFDTGGISLKKDFDISDMRMDMAGAAAVIGALDILAAGDVQANVVVLIAAAENMPDGEALLPGELLQYPNGISVQVGNTDSEGRLVLADALIHAQRLGAVEAVDIATLTYSCGAALGSKYAGIWGHDAMVAEIVQAGKQVSEKVWQLPLVDEYEAYLHSDYADICNISRVGEAGATTAALFLRKFVQPSLRWAHIDMASLKDVSSAQGWHSAGATGYGARLLAQFVRNRNSRDE; translated from the coding sequence ATGACCTTTACAGTTGGGGGAGAAAATGCGGCCCAGACTCTTATTATTCCCATCTGCTCAGACGACATCGAAGAGATGGGAGCGACTCGCCTTCCTTCGTGGCTGCAAGCCTATTCACTTCTGCCTCATATGGGAGAACGAGGGGAGCTGACTTGGCTTCATGGCCGTATTGGAGAGCGGGACGCGCTGCTGGTAGGTTGTGGAGAGGCCTCGCGCCTAGATACGGAACGAATCCGCGAGGCAGCGGGGAATGCAGGACGAGCGGTTAACAAGCACAAGAAAGAGCGAGCAGCCATTAACTTGGGCGAGCTGCTGAAGCGCTGTGAGCATTCGGTTGCTATTCGCGAAGCGGAAGCAGTAACCGCTTGGGTGGAGGGCTGGAAGCTAGGCACCTATGCGTTCGAGGTATATCGAACGAAACAGACCAAGCATGCGGAAGTAAGCTTGCAGTTTCTCACCGATGCAGACTTCGAAGAGGAAGCAAGCGATACATTGAATGAAGCGGTACGATGGGGACGCCTCTATGCAGAGGGGGCGATTCTAGCCCGCAATCTCGCGAATGAGCCCCCCAATATGCTGCGTCCGAAGACCCTCATCGAGAAGACGATGGTACATTTTGCCCGTACGAAGGTTGAGGCTGTCGTTTATGAAGGGGAGCGTCTGGAGCAGTTAGGGATGGTCGGCTTGATCGCCGTGGGCAAGGGCAGCAAGTATCCTCCAGCGCTTCTGGAACTGCGTTATTGTACGGATGAGACATTGCCGCTTACGGCACTTATTGGCAAAGGCATTACTTTTGATACAGGCGGTATCAGTCTAAAGAAGGACTTCGATATCAGCGATATGCGAATGGATATGGCTGGGGCGGCAGCCGTGATAGGCGCCCTTGATATTCTTGCTGCTGGGGATGTGCAGGCGAACGTCGTTGTGCTTATTGCTGCTGCCGAAAATATGCCAGACGGGGAGGCACTGCTGCCTGGCGAGCTGCTGCAATATCCGAACGGCATATCGGTTCAAGTGGGCAATACGGATTCGGAAGGCCGCTTGGTACTAGCCGACGCTTTGATTCATGCTCAGCGCCTTGGGGCAGTGGAAGCCGTTGATATTGCGACCTTGACCTATTCTTGCGGAGCCGCACTAGGTTCCAAGTATGCTGGAATCTGGGGGCATGACGCAATGGTGGCGGAGATCGTACAAGCGGGGAAGCAAGTTAGCGAAAAAGTATGGCAGCTCCCGCTTGTCGATGAATATGAGGCTTACCTGCACAGTGATTATGCGGATATATGCAACATCAGCAGGGTAGGAGAAGCTGGGGCTACGACGGCAGCTTTATTTTTGCGTAAGTTCGTCCAGCCATCGCTGCGTTGGGCTCATATCGATATGGCGTCTTTAAAGGATGTCTCGTCTGCTCAAGGCTGGCATTCGGCAGGCGCGACCGGTTACGGAGCCCGTTTGCTCGCGCAATTTGTGCGCAATCGGAATTCCCGGGATGAGTAG